In one Candidatus Nitronereus thalassa genomic region, the following are encoded:
- the pelF gene encoding GT4 family glycosyltransferase PelF translates to MADIRLLELRSTYKWGGGPDKTILLSAQQHDPARVTVVVAYLRDVNDHEFQITDMARKRGLTYYEILENGKFDLKVLLKLRDIIVEHDINLIHAHDYKTDFFGYLLKWWLRKRGLTFLSTQHAWVMTDAMGSLYQRLDQFILSRFDHTIAVSESTKQEMVAVGIPESKISVIHNGIEPHVWSSDQVTFDFRRELGISADAPLIGYVGRIMPEKDLETWLQAASLVAKQYPQARFVLVGEGRDGTFLTKLQELAESVGISENVLFPGYRRDLISVYGAFDIFVLSSLREGLPNSILEAMALGVPVVTTDVAGAKELVVDGEAGFVVPQQSPVQLANRVLELLDNPETLRRMQQASRHRIETEFSFAKRLDRIEKLYAKILGVKLPEKTSPIPAVALCGRN, encoded by the coding sequence ATGGCTGACATTCGTCTCTTAGAGTTGCGGAGTACCTACAAGTGGGGAGGAGGGCCAGACAAAACCATATTGCTGTCGGCTCAACAGCATGATCCTGCTAGAGTGACGGTAGTGGTGGCATATCTTCGGGATGTCAACGATCACGAGTTTCAAATTACTGATATGGCGAGAAAGCGAGGATTAACGTATTACGAAATTTTGGAGAACGGGAAATTCGATCTCAAAGTTCTTTTGAAGCTTCGCGATATTATTGTGGAACATGACATTAACCTTATTCATGCTCATGACTACAAGACTGATTTTTTTGGCTACTTGCTCAAATGGTGGCTTAGGAAAAGAGGCCTGACATTCCTTTCGACTCAACATGCCTGGGTCATGACCGATGCGATGGGTTCTCTGTATCAAAGGCTTGATCAATTTATTCTGTCGCGATTTGATCATACCATTGCCGTATCCGAATCCACCAAACAGGAAATGGTCGCGGTCGGAATTCCAGAATCAAAAATCAGTGTTATTCATAATGGGATAGAGCCTCACGTGTGGTCTTCAGACCAAGTGACTTTTGACTTTAGGAGAGAATTGGGCATTTCTGCGGATGCCCCACTGATTGGATATGTCGGGAGGATCATGCCAGAGAAAGATTTGGAAACATGGTTGCAGGCGGCTTCCTTGGTGGCCAAGCAGTACCCTCAGGCTCGTTTTGTCCTAGTGGGTGAGGGTAGAGATGGGACCTTTCTTACGAAGCTGCAAGAGTTAGCCGAGTCGGTAGGAATCTCCGAAAATGTCTTGTTCCCGGGGTATCGGCGAGACTTAATTTCTGTCTATGGCGCTTTTGACATTTTCGTTTTGAGTTCGCTGCGTGAAGGTCTGCCGAATAGTATCTTGGAGGCTATGGCCTTAGGCGTTCCCGTAGTGACGACTGATGTCGCTGGCGCAAAAGAGTTGGTGGTGGATGGTGAGGCGGGATTTGTCGTCCCTCAACAATCTCCTGTTCAACTTGCTAACCGAGTGCTAGAGCTCTTGGACAATCCTGAGACTCTGCGTCGGATGCAACAGGCAAGTCGGCATCGTATTGAAACAGAGTTTTCGTTTGCCAAGCGTCTCGACAGAATTGAAAAGCTTTACGCGAAGATTTTAGGCGTTAAGCTTCCAGAGAAGACTTCTCCGATCCCAGCGGTTGCGCTGTGTGGGCGTAACTGA
- a CDS encoding FemAB family XrtA/PEP-CTERM system-associated protein, with product MQIESLMGVQEEHGVAMAVGHATQSFEACVLSDGLLPAWDHYVAEHPDASVYHFSSWRHIVHRAFGKPWYLVGVEHQGKVLGGIPLIHMKSPLFGNFLVSMPYANYGGLLIEDESLAQPIMNAAIKLGQALNVKHIEMRHLRNYFPELPARTDKVSMWLSLPQTSEDLFNSFKPKLRSQVRKGEKNGLTVQDGGGELLDAFYSVFAHNMRALGTPVYGKEIFGLVLEAFPKVARIILVRDPQAKPIAAGFLLGFRDRLEIPWASSLREYNHLQSNMFLYWNCLRYACDQGYRVFDFGRSTIGASTFKFKEQWGSKPVPHYWHYYLDGHNELPQLNPDNPKFRLAISMWQHLPLTLTRWVGPSIARHLP from the coding sequence ATGCAGATTGAAAGTCTCATGGGAGTTCAGGAGGAACACGGGGTGGCCATGGCGGTAGGGCACGCTACTCAAAGCTTTGAGGCTTGTGTGTTAAGTGATGGCCTTCTGCCGGCTTGGGACCACTATGTTGCTGAGCATCCAGATGCTAGTGTGTACCATTTCTCGAGCTGGCGTCATATTGTGCATAGGGCCTTTGGGAAACCCTGGTATTTGGTGGGCGTTGAGCATCAAGGAAAAGTCTTGGGAGGAATCCCGCTTATTCATATGAAAAGTCCATTGTTTGGTAATTTTCTCGTTTCCATGCCTTATGCGAATTATGGTGGCCTGCTGATCGAGGACGAATCTCTTGCCCAGCCGATTATGAATGCGGCTATAAAACTCGGTCAAGCACTCAACGTGAAACATATTGAAATGCGGCACCTTAGAAACTATTTTCCAGAATTGCCTGCTCGCACGGACAAAGTGTCGATGTGGCTCTCTCTTCCACAAACTTCCGAGGACCTTTTCAACAGTTTTAAGCCGAAACTGCGTTCACAGGTTCGGAAAGGGGAAAAGAACGGATTGACGGTTCAAGATGGTGGAGGGGAGTTGCTCGATGCTTTTTACTCTGTGTTTGCCCACAATATGCGAGCTCTGGGAACTCCAGTCTATGGAAAAGAAATCTTTGGTTTGGTCCTTGAGGCATTCCCCAAAGTGGCGCGTATCATCCTAGTCCGTGATCCTCAAGCGAAACCGATTGCTGCTGGATTTTTGCTGGGGTTTCGAGATCGCCTCGAAATACCTTGGGCATCTTCTTTGCGGGAGTACAATCATCTGCAATCCAATATGTTCCTGTATTGGAATTGTTTGCGATATGCCTGCGATCAGGGTTACCGAGTCTTTGATTTTGGGCGGTCCACTATTGGAGCATCAACTTTCAAATTTAAAGAGCAATGGGGCTCCAAACCCGTACCACATTATTGGCATTATTATTTGGATGGCCACAATGAATTGCCACAACTCAACCCTGATAATCCGAAATTTCGTCTGGCTATATCCATGTGGCAACACTTACCTCTTACCTTGACCCGCTGGGTAGGGCCATCAATTGCTCGGCATCTACCTTAA
- the asnB gene encoding asparagine synthase (glutamine-hydrolyzing), whose product MCGICGTVYFDEHRQVREKDLIRMSDTLFHRGPDGSGVWIDNNVGLAHRRLAIIDLREHANQPMSNEDGSVWVTFNGEIYNFQELRQVLQQKGHRFRTTSDTEVIVHAYEEYGRACVEHFRGMFAFAIWDRRQRKLFLARDRVGKKPLYYHVGPDRFVFGSEIKALLADPDIPREPDPVAIDHFLGLQYIPAPLTAFRGIYKLPAAHWLELHRGRLEMGQYWKLRYVPKRMISIPDALEELQSQMAEAVRLRMISDVPLGAFLSGGVDSTAVVIAMAKEATSAVKTFCAGFDDGAFDEREFAKIVAQRYGLEHTELLVKAPVHDILPRLVWHYDEPFGDSSAVPSFAIAQLTREHVTVVLNGDGGDENFAGYDRYVTDRFVRNLDVLPLSIRRIADKAVHALPDSWQRAQPFRKLARWVHVLAQRPGRRYARWGAHFQAEDRTWLYTSDFQGTVTHSDPEGLFERVFEESDTKDCTDEALAADVNLYLTDDLLVKMDRATMAHSLETRSPLLDHVLMEFVATLPSHMKLSGGTKKFLLKESIRGQVPDLLLDRPKMGFCAPLEGWFRTELREMVHDVLLSSRAKQRGYFQQDRVEGLLHKHCAEGDDHGAQLWDLLVLELWHQTFIDGLPNHLS is encoded by the coding sequence GTGTGTGGAATTTGTGGAACAGTCTATTTCGATGAACATCGTCAGGTGAGGGAGAAGGACCTCATTAGGATGTCCGATACCTTGTTCCATCGTGGTCCTGATGGGAGTGGGGTTTGGATCGATAACAACGTCGGGTTGGCGCATCGACGCCTGGCGATCATCGATTTGCGCGAGCATGCCAATCAACCTATGAGTAATGAGGATGGATCAGTTTGGGTCACGTTTAATGGGGAGATCTACAATTTTCAAGAACTGCGGCAGGTGCTTCAGCAAAAGGGCCATCGCTTTCGAACGACCAGTGACACGGAAGTCATTGTCCATGCGTATGAGGAATATGGTCGAGCTTGCGTTGAGCACTTTCGAGGCATGTTTGCGTTTGCCATTTGGGATCGCCGCCAACGAAAATTGTTTCTGGCGAGAGACCGAGTCGGGAAAAAGCCTTTGTATTATCATGTCGGTCCTGATCGGTTTGTGTTCGGATCTGAAATTAAGGCCCTGTTGGCTGATCCTGATATTCCTCGAGAGCCTGACCCCGTGGCAATCGACCATTTTCTAGGCTTGCAATATATTCCTGCGCCCCTCACGGCCTTTCGGGGCATATACAAGCTGCCGGCTGCTCATTGGCTTGAACTACATCGCGGGCGTCTTGAGATGGGGCAATATTGGAAGCTTCGATATGTTCCTAAGCGGATGATATCCATTCCAGATGCCTTGGAAGAGCTGCAAAGTCAGATGGCCGAAGCTGTTAGGTTGCGAATGATCAGTGATGTCCCCTTAGGCGCATTTCTGAGTGGCGGGGTGGATTCTACGGCTGTGGTGATTGCCATGGCCAAAGAAGCTACGTCAGCTGTCAAAACGTTTTGTGCGGGTTTTGATGATGGTGCATTTGATGAGCGAGAATTCGCGAAAATCGTCGCACAACGCTATGGCTTGGAACACACAGAACTGCTGGTGAAAGCACCAGTCCATGATATTCTTCCTCGCCTGGTTTGGCATTATGATGAACCGTTTGGGGATTCATCGGCAGTTCCCAGCTTTGCCATTGCTCAACTGACCCGCGAGCATGTGACGGTGGTGTTGAATGGGGATGGCGGAGATGAAAATTTCGCGGGATATGACCGGTATGTGACGGATCGGTTCGTGCGAAACCTCGATGTGCTTCCGCTGAGCATTCGACGTATCGCGGACAAGGCGGTTCATGCATTACCCGATTCCTGGCAGCGAGCTCAACCTTTCAGGAAACTCGCGCGATGGGTGCATGTGTTGGCACAGCGGCCTGGGCGTCGTTATGCCCGATGGGGAGCCCATTTTCAGGCCGAAGATCGAACGTGGCTATACACGTCGGATTTTCAGGGTACCGTGACTCACAGTGATCCGGAGGGATTATTTGAACGAGTCTTTGAAGAGTCGGACACTAAGGATTGTACGGATGAAGCCTTAGCTGCCGACGTGAATTTGTATCTGACCGATGATCTTTTGGTCAAAATGGATCGAGCCACGATGGCACATTCTTTGGAGACACGCTCCCCATTGTTAGATCATGTCTTGATGGAGTTTGTGGCGACGTTGCCTTCCCATATGAAATTGTCTGGGGGCACAAAAAAGTTTCTTCTCAAAGAAAGCATTCGAGGCCAAGTCCCAGACCTTTTACTCGATCGTCCCAAAATGGGGTTTTGTGCCCCTTTGGAAGGCTGGTTTCGTACTGAATTGCGCGAGATGGTTCACGATGTTCTTTTGTCATCACGGGCGAAACAACGTGGATACTTCCAGCAGGATAGGGTTGAAGGCTTATTGCACAAACATTGTGCGGAAGGGGATGACCATGGGGCGCAACTCTGGGACTTGTTGGTTCTGGAATTATGGCACCAAACTTTCATTGATGGCCTCCCAAACCACTTGTCGTAA
- a CDS encoding glycosyltransferase family 4 protein has product MNTKHFIPTLVLTQNFLPAKGGTITWMLNTYGRYQSGEVVVVTEECEQGAKVDKTLSFPVERISMNFADWDPTNVRALRGYVHAVINVCKISRQYGIKQIHVARVLPEGLVALFVRWVTRVPYLLYAHGEEIQTHLTSKKFSWLMPKIYNGAAAVIANSTNTKHILENIGTHAHNIHIINPGVSGELFNNSNTSGEAIRERHKLRQDPVLLTVGRLNCRKGQDMVIKALPKILDEFPTVKYLIVGIGGDGAYLQNLVYEYGVVDHVVFAGEVPDDELSGYYAAGDIFVMPNRQIGEDIEGFGIVFLEASAMGKPVIGGTSGGTEDAIVEGVTGFRVDGTQIEAICDAVRTLLSDPTRAKALGDNGRQRVLTEFTWEQIFQKTRSVVDRCG; this is encoded by the coding sequence ATGAATACAAAACACTTTATCCCTACATTGGTGCTGACGCAAAACTTCTTGCCGGCCAAAGGCGGCACTATCACGTGGATGCTTAATACGTATGGACGATATCAGTCCGGTGAAGTTGTTGTTGTGACCGAGGAATGTGAGCAAGGCGCTAAGGTTGACAAAACTCTTTCATTTCCCGTTGAGCGAATTTCCATGAACTTTGCCGATTGGGATCCAACTAATGTTAGGGCGTTGCGTGGCTACGTCCATGCCGTCATCAACGTCTGCAAGATTTCTCGTCAGTATGGGATCAAGCAAATTCATGTGGCAAGGGTATTGCCGGAAGGCCTCGTTGCCTTATTCGTGCGGTGGGTCACTCGAGTTCCCTACCTCCTGTATGCGCATGGCGAAGAAATACAGACGCACCTCACATCCAAAAAATTTTCGTGGCTCATGCCAAAGATCTACAACGGAGCGGCAGCCGTAATTGCCAATTCAACAAACACCAAACACATATTGGAAAATATCGGGACGCATGCTCATAACATACATATTATTAACCCTGGGGTGAGCGGTGAGTTATTCAATAATTCCAACACTTCTGGAGAGGCGATTCGTGAGCGCCATAAGCTGCGCCAAGATCCCGTCTTGTTAACCGTCGGACGATTGAATTGCCGAAAAGGACAAGATATGGTCATTAAAGCGTTGCCAAAAATTCTGGATGAATTTCCAACGGTGAAATACCTTATTGTTGGGATTGGTGGTGATGGCGCGTATCTTCAAAATCTCGTGTATGAGTATGGGGTGGTTGATCATGTCGTCTTTGCTGGGGAAGTTCCTGATGATGAACTTTCCGGCTATTATGCTGCGGGCGATATCTTTGTCATGCCCAATCGTCAGATCGGAGAAGATATCGAGGGCTTTGGGATTGTGTTTCTTGAGGCGTCGGCTATGGGAAAGCCTGTCATCGGCGGGACAAGTGGTGGGACGGAGGATGCCATTGTAGAAGGCGTGACGGGTTTCCGAGTTGATGGGACTCAGATTGAAGCAATTTGTGATGCCGTGAGGACGTTGCTGTCAGATCCAACAAGGGCAAAAGCTTTGGGTGACAATGGTCGTCAACGTGTTCTAACGGAATTCACTTGGGAGCAGATTTTTCAAAAGACTCGATCGGTGGTGGATCGTTGTGGTTAA
- a CDS encoding glycosyltransferase, which produces MSNLEATCVQEELFRGSGQPTISFIIPVWNDEKNIARCLRSIRNLDFSQHQYEVIILDNGSTDNTHRIMEDMGFAFKIIEKVHVSALRNRGAAIAQGEYLAFVDSDVELSPSWLGPSLAALSDPRVVGAGCFPHVPLDSTWVQRAWEIHQKGREMKNVLAPVRWLPSMNLVVRREAFLAVGGFNERLVTAEDVDLCYRLGAKGAILGNPAMEAIHWGEAPDLSTFWKKEVWRGKGSFSGLRSHGFRWDELPSLGYPLYILGLCVALAVGSIWDLVQGQMLVGPICLALLVFPAGLLAMRTTWCSNNGGKVLPLFVLYLVYGLARANSAVQTLLEGLPSSRSPQTAVKGDMDAD; this is translated from the coding sequence ATGTCTAATCTTGAAGCAACATGTGTCCAAGAAGAATTGTTCCGCGGTAGTGGACAACCAACGATTTCTTTCATTATCCCCGTCTGGAATGATGAAAAAAATATTGCTCGATGCCTTCGTTCCATTCGCAATCTCGACTTCTCTCAGCATCAGTACGAAGTCATAATCCTGGATAATGGTTCCACAGATAATACCCATAGGATTATGGAAGACATGGGATTTGCATTCAAGATCATTGAGAAGGTTCATGTGAGCGCCTTGCGCAATCGTGGCGCGGCCATAGCTCAAGGCGAATATTTAGCCTTTGTTGATTCTGATGTGGAGTTGTCACCCTCTTGGCTAGGGCCAAGTCTGGCCGCCCTTTCTGATCCTCGTGTTGTGGGAGCGGGATGCTTTCCTCATGTGCCCTTAGATTCCACATGGGTTCAACGAGCATGGGAGATTCATCAAAAAGGTCGTGAGATGAAAAACGTTTTGGCCCCAGTCAGGTGGCTACCTTCCATGAATCTCGTCGTTCGACGGGAAGCCTTCCTGGCAGTGGGTGGGTTTAACGAGCGACTTGTGACGGCAGAAGACGTGGACTTGTGCTATCGGCTAGGGGCCAAGGGAGCAATTTTGGGCAATCCGGCTATGGAAGCCATACATTGGGGAGAAGCCCCCGATCTATCTACATTTTGGAAGAAAGAAGTTTGGCGAGGGAAAGGAAGTTTCAGTGGACTTCGTTCCCATGGATTCCGTTGGGATGAGCTCCCAAGCTTAGGGTATCCGCTGTATATTCTTGGTCTCTGCGTGGCACTGGCCGTGGGGAGTATTTGGGACTTGGTCCAGGGCCAGATGTTGGTCGGTCCAATTTGCTTGGCATTGTTAGTTTTTCCCGCAGGTCTGCTCGCAATGAGAACGACTTGGTGCTCAAACAACGGGGGCAAGGTTCTCCCATTGTTTGTCCTGTATTTGGTGTATGGATTGGCACGAGCCAATTCAGCCGTTCAAACGTTGTTGGAAGGGCTTCCATCGTCACGTTCTCCCCAAACCGCGGTCAAAGGGGATATGGATGCAGATTGA
- a CDS encoding O-antigen ligase family protein: protein MLGLIFTYCATAFGVVGSLFNPFIGVLTYVCFAIIQPDLMWFWSVPQYHYSRIIAVAMLVGWAIHGFGKWNFSKSTGVILALSSFFVWALLSTMNSANHDIAWYYVTRIAKIFIPVLIGLTLIDSVSKLKQLAWVIMLSQSFVAYEMNLSYFQGFNRIYEQDFANMDNNSQAIAMVCGVGLAFFLGSGVTKWWQRFIAWGGAVLMGHSVMLAFSRGGMLALIVSMAIGFLLLPPKKPIHLFAFVMIVLLGFRLAGPQVQDRFMTIFVDPQERDGAAQSRLDLWVDNIDVMTKNPLLGIGPDHWPLIAHQYGWEPGKEGHSLWLQTGAELGLPGLGFLALFYGLTIIRLWPLARHRSEHVVDPWVRDVGRMVISSSVGFIVSAQFVSVEGLEIPYYVILLGAGALKLAYSADMAPALERQARLSPATAGFQSVSAMQNVH from the coding sequence ATGTTGGGATTAATTTTTACTTATTGTGCAACGGCGTTCGGAGTCGTGGGTTCTCTTTTCAATCCGTTCATTGGAGTTCTAACGTATGTGTGTTTTGCCATCATTCAGCCAGATTTAATGTGGTTTTGGTCTGTGCCGCAATACCATTATAGTCGAATTATTGCTGTGGCGATGCTTGTGGGGTGGGCCATCCATGGATTTGGAAAATGGAATTTTTCCAAATCCACCGGAGTGATATTGGCTTTAAGCAGTTTTTTTGTCTGGGCCTTATTGTCCACCATGAATTCAGCTAATCATGATATTGCTTGGTACTATGTCACTCGAATTGCGAAAATTTTTATTCCCGTTCTCATTGGTCTTACGCTCATAGACTCTGTGTCGAAGTTAAAACAATTGGCTTGGGTTATTATGCTTAGTCAAAGTTTTGTGGCTTACGAAATGAATTTGAGCTATTTCCAGGGGTTCAACCGAATCTACGAACAAGATTTTGCAAACATGGATAACAATAGTCAGGCCATTGCTATGGTGTGTGGAGTCGGATTGGCATTTTTTCTTGGCAGTGGCGTGACCAAATGGTGGCAGCGTTTCATCGCCTGGGGTGGTGCTGTCTTGATGGGACATAGTGTCATGCTCGCTTTTTCTCGCGGGGGAATGTTGGCCCTTATCGTCAGCATGGCGATTGGGTTTCTCTTGTTGCCTCCAAAGAAACCTATACACCTTTTTGCTTTTGTCATGATTGTACTTCTTGGGTTTCGATTGGCAGGACCTCAGGTTCAGGATCGTTTCATGACAATTTTTGTGGATCCACAAGAGCGAGATGGAGCAGCCCAAAGTCGCTTGGATCTTTGGGTTGATAACATCGATGTGATGACAAAGAATCCCTTGCTTGGCATAGGGCCAGATCATTGGCCGTTGATTGCTCATCAATACGGATGGGAGCCAGGAAAAGAAGGGCATAGTTTATGGTTGCAGACAGGGGCTGAATTAGGGCTTCCAGGCTTGGGTTTCTTGGCACTGTTTTATGGGCTGACCATTATTCGTCTCTGGCCCCTTGCGAGGCACAGAAGTGAGCATGTAGTAGATCCATGGGTACGGGATGTAGGGCGAATGGTGATATCATCCAGTGTTGGTTTTATTGTGTCAGCGCAATTTGTGAGTGTGGAGGGATTGGAAATCCCGTATTACGTGATATTGCTTGGTGCTGGGGCCCTCAAACTGGCGTACAGTGCCGATATGGCGCCGGCTTTGGAGCGGCAGGCTAGGTTGAGCCCCGCGACAGCTGGCTTCCAGTCAGTTTCTGCGATGCAAAATGTCCATTAG
- a CDS encoding serine O-acetyltransferase produces the protein MAFSHDSDCQKEKALGFWSTVQGDICRLREEDGSLWTLTRGLLSQGFIALFGYRVFRWFFEQGIPTQPFRFVVERLIEITTGISIPAQACIGKGMRIHHFGGIMIHPDAVIGEDCTMYQGVTIGDRWGRGGVPSIGNRVYMGAGAKLIGPIEIGDDCQIGANAVVLASVPPGCVAVGVPAVVKIRKTITQLDAV, from the coding sequence ATGGCCTTCTCCCACGACAGTGATTGCCAAAAAGAAAAAGCCTTAGGATTTTGGTCCACAGTCCAAGGTGATATATGCCGGCTTCGTGAGGAAGATGGGAGTCTTTGGACATTAACTCGAGGGCTACTTTCTCAAGGATTTATTGCCCTTTTCGGGTATCGAGTTTTTCGGTGGTTTTTCGAACAGGGTATCCCAACCCAGCCTTTTCGATTTGTTGTGGAGAGGCTCATTGAAATAACGACGGGTATTTCCATCCCTGCTCAGGCTTGCATCGGCAAAGGGATGCGGATCCATCATTTTGGGGGAATCATGATACATCCCGATGCGGTTATCGGTGAGGATTGCACAATGTATCAGGGAGTGACTATCGGTGATCGGTGGGGAAGAGGTGGCGTGCCTAGTATTGGTAATCGGGTATATATGGGGGCCGGAGCAAAACTCATTGGCCCTATTGAAATTGGAGATGATTGCCAAATTGGAGCTAATGCGGTCGTCCTGGCCTCTGTGCCACCGGGATGCGTAGCTGTGGGTGTGCCAGCTGTGGTGAAAATCAGGAAAACGATTACTCAATTGGATGCTGTATGA